In Gordonia sp. SL306, the genomic window GCTCCCCTGCCCGCGACACCGATCCCACCAGCCCGTGCCGCCAGCACACCGGCGTCGCGGCGTCCAGGTCGGCGATGATGCCGGCCGTGCGCAACGGTCGCACCGAGACCGGTCGAGTCTGTTCGGCGAACCGCGCGCGCAATCGCGTGGCGGTGGCGGCACCGAGATCGGCGCTCCGGTCCCGCAGCACGGCGACGAGGGCCGCCATCGTCTTCGCCGCCATCGCCTCGGTCTCGTCGGGGTCGGTCAGGTCGATGGCCATCGGTAGCGAGGAGCGGAACTCCTCGATGTGACCGAGTTCGTCGACGACCGCCCGTGCCAGGTCGACGACGGTGGTCGCGGACACCCCGATGGTGAGATGAATCGACGTCTCAGCCTGTGCCTGCGCGGAGTGAATCCACCCACGGGGCAGGTACAGCACGTCACCCGGGGTCAGCACCGTGTCGATGACCGGGTCGTCAGTCGTCCGCGCCTCGATGGCCGCGCGATGATCGGTCCACGGCTGTGAGGCGAGCGGATCCCGGTGCACCGGCTCATGGACCGTCCATCGCTTGCGCCCGCCGGTTTGCAGGATGAACACGTCGTGGACGTCGTAGTGCGCGTCGAAACCACGGTTGCTCGCCGGCGTGACGTACGCGTTGGCCTGCACCGGATGGCCGAGGTCGTCGACCATGGCCCGTCCGAAGTCGATCACCGGCGGCCACAGTCGGTGCAGCCCCTGCAGCACGATCGTCGCACCGGCCGCGAACTGGGCGAGCACCTGCGCGGAATCGACCTGGTCGGGCATCTCCGCACCGAACCCGGCCGGCCCCGTGTAGCAGTCGCGACCGACGAGGCCACCGTCCCTGGCCATCCGGATGAACGGTGCCCTAAGGCCGCGTTGGGAGATCAGTTCGTCGACATCCGATGCCGACAGCAGATCACCGAAATCGCTGGGCAGCGAGTCCGAACGGCTGAGCAGCGGCCGCCTGCCCCAGTATTCGCGCCC contains:
- a CDS encoding cupin domain-containing protein, giving the protein MLSRCISVDPATFGREYWGRRPLLSRSDSLPSDFGDLLSASDVDELISQRGLRAPFIRMARDGGLVGRDCYTGPAGFGAEMPDQVDSAQVLAQFAAGATIVLQGLHRLWPPVIDFGRAMVDDLGHPVQANAYVTPASNRGFDAHYDVHDVFILQTGGRKRWTVHEPVHRDPLASQPWTDHRAAIEARTTDDPVIDTVLTPGDVLYLPRGWIHSAQAQAETSIHLTIGVSATTVVDLARAVVDELGHIEEFRSSLPMAIDLTDPDETEAMAAKTMAALVAVLRDRSADLGAATATRLRARFAEQTRPVSVRPLRTAGIIADLDAATPVCWRHGLVGSVSRAGERVELRLHGRTIGFPGYCADALYTVARGDVVHADALPGLDTADGLVLIRRLLREAVVVPAEPPTPGATV